A region of Pseudomonas sp. Marseille-Q3773 DNA encodes the following proteins:
- the tilS gene encoding tRNA lysidine(34) synthetase TilS, with translation MINLTPWLNAPAWYIAFSGGLDSTVLLHLLADYTRNHASPPLRAIHVHHGLQSAADAWPAHCRTVCDHLGIELQVIHVQVAPGASLEQAARNARYAAFSQLLRLGDILFTGQHRDDQAETLLFRLLRGAGLRGLAAMPGQRRLGQGNLARPLLGWSRQQLRDYAEAHQLAWIEDPSNADSRFARNYLRAEVFPHLQQRWPQASQNLARAAEHLGEALGLLDELAQGDLALAEEGAPLAWPGLDSLDLAALVALSPARQRNALQYWLSRRTRLPDTRHWAGWADLRDAAADAQPVWRLGDGQLLRSHGRIWWLSGDWLQQPGAGLAWPDPGEPLRLPGNGSVRLVGAVPAGSLRIAYRQGGEVLDIPGRGRRELKRLLNELQVPHFLRPRLPLLYQGERLLALANLPGLVQADCQLDWQLPTNAQGLS, from the coding sequence ATGATCAACCTCACCCCCTGGCTCAACGCCCCCGCCTGGTACATCGCCTTTTCCGGCGGCCTCGACTCCACCGTGCTTCTGCACCTGCTGGCCGACTACACCCGCAATCACGCATCGCCTCCGCTGCGCGCCATCCACGTCCACCACGGCCTGCAAAGCGCCGCCGATGCCTGGCCCGCCCATTGCCGAACCGTCTGCGACCATCTCGGCATCGAACTCCAGGTCATCCACGTCCAGGTTGCCCCCGGCGCCAGCCTCGAACAGGCCGCCCGCAATGCCCGTTATGCCGCCTTCAGCCAGCTGCTCCGCCTGGGCGACATCCTGTTCACCGGCCAGCACCGCGACGACCAGGCAGAAACCCTGCTGTTCCGCCTGCTGCGCGGAGCCGGCCTGCGTGGCCTGGCAGCGATGCCGGGGCAACGGCGGCTAGGGCAGGGCAACCTGGCCAGGCCTTTGCTGGGGTGGTCCCGCCAACAGTTGCGCGACTACGCCGAGGCGCATCAACTGGCCTGGATCGAAGACCCGTCCAACGCGGATAGCCGATTCGCCCGCAATTACCTGCGCGCCGAAGTATTCCCGCACCTGCAGCAGCGTTGGCCACAGGCCAGCCAGAACCTTGCCCGCGCCGCCGAGCACCTTGGCGAAGCCCTGGGCCTGCTGGACGAGCTTGCCCAGGGCGATCTGGCGCTTGCCGAGGAGGGCGCTCCGCTGGCCTGGCCCGGGCTCGATTCGCTCGACCTGGCCGCCCTGGTTGCGCTGTCACCGGCCCGTCAGCGCAATGCCTTGCAGTACTGGCTGAGCCGGCGAACCCGTTTGCCCGACACCCGGCACTGGGCGGGTTGGGCCGACCTGCGCGATGCCGCCGCCGATGCCCAGCCGGTATGGCGGCTGGGCGATGGGCAACTGCTGCGCAGCCACGGGCGCATCTGGTGGTTGAGCGGCGACTGGCTACAACAGCCTGGCGCAGGGCTGGCGTGGCCCGATCCCGGCGAGCCTTTGCGGCTGCCGGGTAACGGTAGTGTGCGGCTGGTTGGCGCAGTACCTGCAGGTAGCCTGCGCATTGCCTACCGCCAGGGAGGCGAAGTGCTGGACATCCCCGGCCGTGGCCGACGCGAACTCAAGCGCCTGCTCAACGAGCTGCAGGTGCCGCACTTCCTGCGCCCGCGCCTGCCATTGCTGTACCAGGGCGAGCGCCTGCTGGCGCTGGCCAACCTGCCCGGCCTGGTACAGGCGGATTGCCAGCTGGATTGGCAGTTGCCGACGAACGCGCAAGGTTTGAGCTGA